Proteins encoded together in one Salvelinus sp. IW2-2015 unplaced genomic scaffold, ASM291031v2 Un_scaffold5121, whole genome shotgun sequence window:
- the LOC112077985 gene encoding uncharacterized protein, translating into PPLHTPLHPPAAQPAAHPRCNNPAAPRCTTTLHTPVRTTTAHPLHNPAAHPPLHTTPLHHPRCTPPRTPAAHHTAHHAAHTPVHTTLATPHAAHLDCTTPLHTTLHTTTAHHTAHLRCTTPLHTPAAQHRCTHLRCTPTLTTSLHTSPAQPRLHTTLHTTCTPHCTPRCTPPLHTSLHNPAAHPRCTPRCTPPLQHHAAHPAAHPRCTPPLHPPAAHPRCTTRCTPPLHNPAAHPAAHPVHTRCTPRSHTPAGTNPRQPPLHTTLAQPPLHTTLHTPLHNPAAQPAAQPACTPRCTPVSYTNGDRRGQ; encoded by the coding sequence CACCCCCGCTGCACACCCCGCTGCACCCCCCCGCTGCACAACCCGCTGCACACCCCCGCTGCAACAACCCCGCTGCACCCCGCTGCACCACCACGCTGCACACCCCCGTGCGCACCACCACTGCACACCCGCTGCACAACCCCGCTGCACACCCCCCGCTGCACACAACCCCGCTGCACCACCCCCGCTGCACACCCCCGCGCACACCCGCTGCACACCACACTGCACACCACGCTGCACACACCCCGGTGCACACCACACTGGCAACACCCCACGCTGCACACCTCGACTGCACAACCCCGCTGCACACCACGCTGCACACCACGACTGCACACCACACTGCACACCTACGCTGCACAACCCCGCTGCACACCCCCGCTGCACAACATCGCTGCACACACCTCCGCTGCACACCCACGCTCACCACCTCGCTGCACACCTCGCCTGCACAACCCCGCTTGCACACCACGCTGCACACCACGTGCACACCACACTGCACACCACGCTGCACACCACCACTGCACACCTCGCTGCACAACCCCGCTGCACACCCCCGCTGCACACCACGCTGCACACCCCCGCTGCAACACCACGCTGCACACCCCGCTGCACACCCCCGCTGCACACCCCCGCTGCACCCCCCCGCTGCACACCCCCGCTGCACAACCCGCTGCACACCCCCGCTGCACAACCCCGCTGCACACCCCGCTGCACACCCCGTGCACACCCGCTGCACACCCCGCTCACACACCCCCGCTGGCACAAACCCGCGCCAACCCCCGCTGCACACCACGCTTGCACAACCCCCGCTGCACACCACACTGCACACCCCGCTGCACAACCCCGCTGCACAACCCGCTGCACAACCCGCCTGCACACCACGCTGCACACCAGTGAGCTACACTAATGGGGACAGGAGGGGGCAGTGA